A region of Roseobacter litoralis Och 149 DNA encodes the following proteins:
- a CDS encoding sensor histidine kinase, giving the protein MAVGILLALAVTVVSVTNKLLTDRFTDTTRDRAELRLALYSGNLLSELRQNAIVPQLLARDPELIGALNSADYTASTRRLISFVEEIGAASLMLLDIDGRTVAATDRNRLGSMHRSEAYFIDAIRASGTVFTVAEREEGGYGFFYSRRVQSGSDVSGVILVEVDLQKFGRAWAGISDAVIVTDSTGTIILTTEPRWRGRTEEEALARQTPQNAIQRAIQATADWTALPPDAYLQGEAVMRLETRIPFRGWRMTSYTTYASVRERVNGVLALEIMGFAILLALTFYALSRRTALRMALFQRESAELRSLNAALQREIAERKRVQETLAVAEQTLEQSSKLAALGEMSAAVSHELNQPLAAMKTYLAGARLLLRRNRHEEALSSFGRIDDLIERMGGITRQLKSYARKGQEAFAPVPMGDALASSLAMMEPQLRQRQVQITRILPDDPVEVMGDRLRIEQVMVNLLRNAIDATKSAAAPKVDIILSAGETATLTVRDNGPGIEDLDALFEPFYTTKQPGDGVGLGLAISSQIVTDLGGRLTARNGQQGGAVFEMQLPILSGEPAKQAAE; this is encoded by the coding sequence ATGGCTGTGGGCATTCTGCTCGCGCTGGCGGTGACGGTCGTTTCTGTCACCAACAAGCTGCTGACCGACCGCTTCACCGACACGACCCGCGACCGTGCCGAACTGAGGCTCGCGCTCTATAGTGGGAACTTGCTGTCCGAGTTGCGCCAGAACGCCATCGTGCCGCAACTGCTGGCGCGCGACCCTGAGCTGATCGGCGCGCTGAACTCTGCCGATTATACCGCGTCTACACGGCGGCTGATCTCTTTTGTCGAAGAGATCGGCGCGGCCTCTTTGATGTTGCTGGATATTGACGGGCGGACGGTTGCGGCGACCGACCGTAACCGTCTTGGCTCGATGCACCGCTCAGAAGCCTATTTCATTGACGCCATCCGCGCCAGTGGCACCGTTTTCACCGTCGCAGAGCGCGAAGAGGGGGGCTACGGATTTTTCTATTCGCGCAGGGTGCAGTCGGGCTCGGATGTGTCAGGCGTAATCCTCGTTGAGGTCGATTTGCAAAAATTCGGCCGGGCGTGGGCCGGGATTTCGGATGCTGTGATCGTGACGGACAGCACTGGCACCATCATCCTGACCACAGAACCGCGCTGGCGAGGGCGCACCGAAGAAGAAGCGCTGGCCCGGCAAACGCCCCAGAACGCCATCCAGCGCGCCATACAGGCCACCGCAGACTGGACCGCGCTGCCGCCCGATGCCTATCTGCAGGGCGAGGCCGTGATGCGTCTGGAAACACGGATACCGTTCCGCGGTTGGCGCATGACCAGCTATACCACCTATGCGTCAGTGCGCGAACGCGTGAATGGTGTGCTGGCACTGGAGATCATGGGGTTTGCGATTCTGCTCGCTTTGACCTTCTATGCGCTCAGCCGGCGCACCGCCTTGCGCATGGCGCTTTTCCAGCGGGAATCTGCCGAATTGAGGTCGCTCAACGCGGCGTTGCAGCGAGAAATTGCCGAGCGCAAAAGGGTGCAGGAGACGCTTGCCGTTGCTGAACAGACCCTTGAACAGTCAAGCAAACTGGCCGCACTGGGTGAGATGTCAGCCGCGGTCAGTCACGAGCTAAATCAACCCCTTGCCGCGATGAAAACGTACCTTGCCGGAGCGCGCTTGTTGCTGCGGCGCAACCGCCACGAAGAGGCGCTCTCCTCCTTTGGGCGCATTGACGATCTGATTGAGCGGATGGGGGGCATCACGCGCCAGCTGAAGTCCTACGCGCGCAAGGGGCAGGAGGCGTTCGCGCCAGTCCCCATGGGCGATGCGCTTGCCTCAAGCCTCGCCATGATGGAGCCGCAATTGCGCCAAAGGCAGGTGCAGATCACCCGAATTTTGCCCGATGATCCGGTTGAGGTCATGGGCGACCGGCTGCGCATTGAACAGGTGATGGTGAACCTCTTGCGCAACGCGATTGACGCCACCAAATCAGCCGCAGCGCCAAAGGTGGACATCATCCTGTCTGCCGGGGAAACGGCGACGCTGACGGTGCGTGACAACGGGCCGGGTATTGAAGACCTCGATGCTCTTTTTGAGCCATTTTATACGACCAAACAGCCGGGGGATGGTGTCGGGCTTGGGCTTGCTATCTCGTCCCAGATCGTGACAGACCTTGGTGGAAGACTGACAGCGCGCAATGGCCAGCAGGGTGGCGCGGTGTTTGAAATGCAGTTGCCGATCCTAAGCGGCGAACCAGCGAAACAAGCGGCGGAGTAG